One window from the genome of Xenorhabdus bovienii SS-2004 encodes:
- a CDS encoding SDR family NAD(P)-dependent oxidoreductase, with protein sequence MKTCLITGANRGIGFEIAKKLGERGHRVILSGRDIPALEHSVSQLTQMGITADLLHLDVTDPESIKSAANLLLSANTTLDVLINNAGVFLDSIQKPSETSLDDIHKSLTVNLVGPWLVTQAFLPLLNRSEEARLIFISTDLAALSQAADPHSKYNRIEGPAYRASKAALNMLALQWAKEFRDSKISVSVCSPGWCRTGLDSQISSEQAPNSAAEGADTVVWLALDKGREQHGHFYSARQTIDW encoded by the coding sequence ATGAAAACTTGCTTAATTACGGGTGCCAACAGAGGCATCGGATTTGAAATTGCGAAAAAATTGGGTGAACGAGGCCATCGGGTAATACTTTCAGGCCGTGATATACCTGCGCTTGAACATAGTGTTTCACAATTGACCCAAATGGGAATAACCGCCGATTTGCTTCATTTGGATGTCACAGATCCAGAATCCATAAAATCTGCGGCAAATTTACTGCTCAGCGCCAATACGACCCTTGATGTACTGATTAATAATGCTGGTGTTTTTCTGGATTCAATCCAAAAACCCAGCGAAACCTCTCTGGATGACATCCATAAAAGTCTGACGGTCAATTTGGTTGGCCCCTGGCTCGTCACCCAAGCATTTTTACCCTTACTCAATCGTTCAGAAGAAGCTCGACTCATTTTTATATCTACCGATCTTGCCGCGTTATCCCAAGCTGCTGACCCGCATTCAAAATATAACAGAATCGAAGGTCCAGCTTATCGAGCCTCCAAAGCCGCTCTGAACATGCTCGCGTTACAATGGGCGAAAGAATTTCGTGATTCGAAGATTTCTGTCAGTGTATGCAGCCCGGGTTGGTGCAGAACGGGCTTAGATAGCCAAATTAGTTCAGAACAGGCACCAAATTCTGCTGCCGAAGGTGCTGATACGGTTGTTTGGCTGGCCTTAGATAAGGGCAGAGAACAACACGGCCATTTTTATTCAGCTCGCCAGACTATTGATTGGTAA
- a CDS encoding aldehyde dehydrogenase family protein: MTINENIDITVQQTETASYIDNLVVQGKIAQKELEKQSDEDIDNVLHHLAKIFSTHCREWAEKELAVTRIGNADDKEHKLALVVNQVFKGLYGTKTHGRLGGTQRLIEYASPVGLIFAVVPLTNPIPNSLFKIMLSIKTRNAIIFSYPGKTGKLADEFIGLVQQVLTEHGLPVSLVQVCTPPSHDKTHMLMQHPGVDMILATGGRNLVHAAYSSGKPAFGVGPGNVPVYISRSAHIQKAAANIVNGKIYDNGIVCGSESNLIVHPASKNDLISALEANGAAILTSSEVEQAIQTLFNPETQYVSRENIGVCAASLAAKANISRTYPIKLLVIPAEIGRHDFLSNEKMAPVLTLYTADEENGVSLAYSLICNEGAGHTAVIHSEDPEEIHQFSTVMPAGRILVNTSATQGMLGETTELPVSFMQGSGTFGHNHSTDPIIWKHLVNIKRVAHGLH, from the coding sequence ATGACAATAAATGAAAATATCGATATCACCGTTCAGCAAACTGAAACAGCGTCCTATATAGACAATCTGGTTGTTCAGGGAAAAATCGCCCAAAAAGAATTGGAAAAACAGTCAGATGAAGATATTGATAACGTTCTTCACCATTTGGCAAAAATATTTTCCACTCACTGCCGGGAATGGGCTGAAAAAGAGCTTGCTGTGACCCGTATCGGCAATGCCGACGATAAAGAACACAAATTAGCTTTGGTAGTGAACCAAGTATTTAAGGGATTATATGGCACCAAAACCCATGGTCGTCTTGGTGGAACCCAAAGGCTTATTGAATATGCCAGTCCAGTTGGATTGATCTTTGCCGTTGTCCCATTAACAAATCCGATTCCAAACTCGCTTTTCAAGATCATGCTTTCCATCAAAACTCGCAACGCCATCATTTTCAGTTATCCCGGTAAAACTGGCAAATTGGCAGATGAATTTATTGGTCTGGTACAACAGGTTCTTACCGAGCACGGATTGCCCGTTTCATTGGTTCAAGTCTGCACGCCTCCAAGCCATGATAAAACCCATATGCTGATGCAGCACCCCGGTGTAGACATGATCCTTGCGACAGGAGGAAGAAATCTGGTGCATGCGGCTTACAGTTCTGGTAAACCCGCGTTTGGCGTAGGGCCTGGCAATGTCCCTGTCTATATCAGCCGTTCCGCTCACATTCAGAAAGCTGCCGCCAATATTGTTAATGGCAAGATATATGATAACGGCATCGTTTGCGGCTCAGAGAGCAACCTCATAGTACATCCTGCAAGCAAAAATGACCTGATCTCGGCTCTGGAAGCCAATGGTGCGGCAATCTTGACAAGCAGCGAAGTTGAGCAGGCTATCCAGACGTTATTTAATCCAGAAACCCAGTATGTAAGCCGTGAAAATATTGGTGTCTGCGCGGCATCTTTGGCTGCTAAAGCCAACATTTCACGCACTTATCCCATTAAATTGCTTGTTATACCCGCAGAAATAGGCAGGCATGATTTTCTCAGCAATGAAAAAATGGCGCCAGTACTTACTCTATATACTGCTGATGAAGAAAATGGAGTTTCTCTTGCCTATTCGTTGATTTGTAACGAGGGAGCAGGGCATACGGCTGTAATACACAGCGAAGATCCAGAAGAAATTCATCAATTTTCAACCGTCATGCCTGCCGGACGCATTTTGGTGAATACATCAGCAACACAGGGCATGCTCGGGGAAACCACTGAGCTACCTGTATCATTCATGCAAGGCAGTGGGACTTTTGGCCACAATCATTCAACCGATCCGATCATCTGGAAGCACTTAGTCAATATCAAACGTGTCGCACACGGCCTACACTGA